The Neorhodopirellula lusitana genome contains a region encoding:
- a CDS encoding 4-(cytidine 5'-diphospho)-2-C-methyl-D-erythritol kinase gives MPTYRTSPPAKLNLFLEILGRRPDGFHELDTVMVAIDWRDELELTTSVQPGIRLQVDWLPSREAIAEQLQVAVDDPILFVPDDASNLVHQALSKISAATGYQGGWDVKLGKRIPSGAGMGGASSDAAATLRLAAAAISQVDDDMAERCSPAMIRGIAEQLGSDVPFFLDPESATGIPGAPVSGQPMIARALGRGEKLTFRPLLVSHRFLVVYPGVALSTPRVYQQCQVSEVPRSGVSVMDAFCSDDATGTQNILYNALESPARGLSPRIGEALECLPVTLSIQNSMTGSGSACFAWITDSGEPVEPLTQQVKGRLEGGALIRPVSTCTGAPEIQIA, from the coding sequence ATGCCAACTTATCGAACGTCACCGCCGGCTAAACTCAATTTGTTTCTTGAGATCTTAGGGCGACGACCCGATGGGTTTCATGAACTCGATACGGTGATGGTAGCGATCGATTGGCGGGATGAGCTTGAGCTGACCACCAGTGTTCAGCCCGGTATCCGGCTTCAGGTGGATTGGCTGCCAAGCCGCGAAGCGATCGCAGAACAGCTGCAGGTCGCGGTTGATGATCCGATTTTGTTCGTTCCCGATGATGCGTCCAATTTGGTGCATCAGGCGTTGTCGAAAATCTCCGCGGCAACGGGATATCAAGGTGGCTGGGACGTCAAGCTTGGAAAGCGAATCCCAAGCGGCGCCGGCATGGGCGGTGCCAGCAGTGACGCGGCGGCAACGCTGCGTCTGGCCGCGGCTGCGATTTCACAGGTCGACGACGACATGGCGGAGCGGTGTTCGCCAGCGATGATTCGGGGAATCGCCGAGCAGTTGGGAAGCGACGTTCCGTTCTTTTTAGACCCGGAATCAGCGACGGGCATACCGGGGGCCCCAGTTTCAGGCCAGCCCATGATTGCCCGTGCTCTGGGACGAGGCGAGAAGCTGACTTTTCGTCCCTTGCTGGTTTCGCATCGGTTTCTAGTCGTTTATCCGGGTGTCGCGTTGTCCACGCCGCGGGTTTACCAGCAATGTCAGGTCTCCGAAGTGCCCCGCTCGGGGGTTTCAGTGATGGATGCCTTTTGTAGCGACGATGCCACCGGCACCCAGAACATTCTGTACAATGCGTTGGAGTCGCCGGCTCGCGGGCTATCACCTCGCATTGGGGAGGCGCTAGAATGTTTACCCGTAACCTTATCAATTCAGAACTCGATGACAGGAAGTGGTTCGGCATGTTTTGCCTGGATCACAGACTCGGGTGAGCCCGTCGAACCGTTGACTCAACAAGTCAAAGGTCGACTCGAAGGCGGCGCGTTGATTCGACCGGTGTCCACTTGCACGGGGGCTCCGGAGATCCAAATCGCATAG
- a CDS encoding septation protein SpoVG family protein: MVEITEIRIKLMEGSEDRLRAFCSITIDQSFVVRDLKIIDGTNGPFVAMPSRKLTGHCNRCGSKNHLRAGYCNHCGSKQSPSFGNDSPQKLYADVAHPINSECREMIQTAVITEFEAELSRSAQPGYRSRYDDDFDAGDYDESDYADSKSGAAVSVKAGDGSGATRPVISRSPAAEPTETARPAEPVQPITTEPVSRPAPSFGAGLFDDASADSDVETTHPSSPDDLLVRSEGGRPGQAIPAPHMRREARKRQAAPVLKNQQGSGSNAEPKSETTEPDSGPSFGAGILDD, from the coding sequence ATGGTGGAAATAACCGAAATCCGCATCAAATTGATGGAAGGATCGGAAGATCGTTTGCGAGCATTCTGCTCAATTACGATTGATCAGAGTTTCGTTGTTCGTGACCTGAAGATCATCGATGGGACCAACGGACCGTTCGTTGCGATGCCGTCGAGGAAATTGACCGGACACTGCAATCGTTGTGGCAGCAAAAATCATTTGCGTGCCGGATACTGCAACCATTGCGGAAGCAAGCAGTCGCCCTCTTTTGGCAACGACTCACCACAGAAATTGTACGCCGACGTGGCGCATCCGATTAACAGCGAATGCCGCGAGATGATTCAAACGGCGGTGATTACCGAGTTCGAAGCCGAACTGAGCCGCTCCGCTCAGCCGGGTTATCGTAGCCGCTATGACGACGACTTTGACGCGGGCGACTACGACGAAAGTGATTACGCGGATTCAAAATCGGGGGCTGCCGTTTCGGTGAAAGCCGGTGATGGTTCCGGGGCGACACGTCCAGTCATCTCTCGATCGCCAGCCGCTGAGCCAACCGAAACCGCGCGGCCAGCTGAACCGGTTCAGCCGATTACGACCGAACCGGTGTCACGTCCCGCACCTTCATTTGGTGCCGGTTTGTTCGATGATGCGTCGGCGGATTCGGATGTCGAGACGACGCATCCCAGTAGCCCGGACGATTTGTTGGTTCGAAGTGAAGGGGGGCGACCTGGTCAGGCGATTCCCGCACCACACATGCGGCGTGAGGCTCGAAAACGACAGGCGGCTCCCGTGTTGAAGAATCAGCAGGGATCGGGTTCGAATGCTGAGCCAAAGTCAGAGACCACTGAACCGGATAGCGGGCCTTCATTTGGTGCCGGCATTTTAGATGACTGA